One Aspergillus oryzae RIB40 DNA, chromosome 2 genomic window carries:
- a CDS encoding uncharacterized protein (predicted protein): MFILSSSLCVSSALPHLGPGGVIWVLPLPVPGIVCLGADCSSQETESTFLRRDFPLSLGARGLGTSAVAAAEPNDKALTIQLLALIIFLLPVYILGVRPPCICLELYSSIDCPGNFTMPKNPLIRDGSCDPLAFLELSYPLSQTIPLRLEDVLRTFLSSLSQLPLNLEGQKSPANLVDPSVSNIMVSDLITHDVYPFSPFPNIFRQLRVLPGRPSGRPLPSHALHSGLRCRGKFSIYYVLYPLYSLLWKFAYALQQQQQQQQQQQQQQPAQKSKKRKKNAAAAAAAATAATTTTAAAPAAAPAAAPAAPAAAPAPDAAAAEEPLLYIV; the protein is encoded by the exons ATGTTCatactttcttcatctctctgCGTTTCCTCAGCGCTCCCGCACCTTGGTCCAGGAGGAGTGATCTGGGTTCTTCCATTGCCTGTGCCTGGAATCGTTTGTCTTGG TGCGGACTGCTCATCGCAAGAGACGGAGTCCACATTTCTGCGAAGAGATTTTCCACTGAGTCTTGGTGCTCGAGGGCTTGGAACTTCCGCAGTAGCGGCAGCAGAGCCCAATGATAAGGCTC TGACCATACAGCTACTTGCACTTATTATATTCTTATTACCTGTCTATATACTGGGCGTGAGGCCTCCGTGTATCTGTCTTGAGCTATACAGTAGTATAGATTGTCCTGGTAACTTTACTATGCCAAAGAATCCTT TGATACGGGACGGGTCTTGTGACCCCCTAGCTTTCTTAGAATTATCCT atcctctCAGCCAGACGATCCCACTGCGCCTTGAAGACGTCTTGCGTACTTTCCTATCGAGCTTATCTCAACTACCACTAAACTTAGAAGGACAGAAGAGTCCAGCAAATCTTGTTGATCCATCAGTCTCCAACATCATGGTAAGTGACCTGATAACCCACGATGTCTATCcattttccccttttcccaATA TCTTTCGTCAGCTGCGAGTTTTGCCTGGGCGACCATCCGGTCGCCCTTTGCCCTCCCATGCATTACACTCAGGGCTTCGCTGCCGGGGTAAgttttctatatattatgTACTATACCCTTTATATTCATTGCTCTGGAAGTTTGCGTATGCgctgcaacaacagcagcagcagcagcagcagcagcagcagcagcaaccagcccagaagagcaagaagcgTAAGAAG aacgctgctgctgctgctgccgccgccaccgccgccaccaccaccaccgccgctgCCCCTGCTGCCGCCCCTGCTGCTGCCCCCGCTGCCCCCGCTGCTGCCCCCGCCCCCGATGCCGCTGCCGCCGAAGAACCCCTACTATATATCGTATAA